Proteins encoded together in one Lysinibacter cavernae window:
- a CDS encoding leucine-rich repeat domain-containing protein yields MAKDNMTRLSRQGVPIAVSLSLAWLLVAGVGGAASATNEQTDPSNSSGQGIEQISPTDGAGGEGQSAATTAVTGLTAAELAAPVEWDVMFHDAALRTLVQEALARLGVAPDNAVLSDLGKIQSLSGADRGISNLDGIANLTQLTSLHLLNNPVTSLNALSGMSQLQALTVDGAQLQNFDGLTALPNLTGLSVRDNQITSLAGISNLSALTSLTISGNKLTSLDGIAGLTNLSGLDVSNNQLSSIDVTANTALRVLDAAGNAALEPSVSFVRGGATQSFRFASTTANTTGINTMGGAYTLNGGQYSYVYSNGTGNSSAFFGQEYEVANIDRTQPLTMGTTSRGVTNSDLYNDTIKRSEVRTVDDDGTILHTVTIENVSAAPITSAFNQMIDTELNGNDSVALVSDGQGGATLRDDAMELSLQPVDGIQDMWAGRWGAGSGPLLTEFITDGLVTNTAGHTRDEVLATGVDSAVYYSTPSVTLAPAQTYTFSYRESLYLANDPYSIRVNYVANDAVTGEPTTVGQISQDGELDSVWDLTGLPGMPVGYVLDAGRPSPTSATYGAAGHLSTVTIYVVAEPATTPADPTSPKDASAPLATTASTGNTAGNTLTVTGADTFSSLLWALGLAAAGALALVLRRRSTQR; encoded by the coding sequence ATGGCAAAAGACAACATGACTCGACTATCGCGGCAAGGGGTGCCCATCGCCGTCTCACTCTCACTGGCTTGGTTGCTGGTCGCTGGTGTCGGCGGGGCCGCATCGGCCACGAACGAACAGACCGACCCAAGCAACAGCTCCGGCCAAGGAATCGAACAGATTTCACCCACCGACGGGGCCGGTGGCGAGGGGCAATCCGCCGCTACGACTGCGGTGACCGGCCTGACTGCAGCCGAGCTCGCCGCTCCCGTGGAATGGGATGTAATGTTCCACGATGCCGCGCTTCGCACGTTAGTCCAAGAGGCGCTCGCACGTCTCGGCGTCGCGCCGGATAATGCGGTGCTCAGCGATCTTGGCAAGATTCAATCGTTATCCGGAGCGGATCGGGGAATCTCCAACCTCGACGGCATTGCGAATCTGACACAATTGACGAGCCTCCACCTGCTCAACAACCCGGTCACAAGCCTCAACGCGCTTTCCGGAATGTCTCAACTGCAGGCTCTCACCGTTGATGGAGCACAGCTCCAAAACTTCGACGGACTCACTGCGTTGCCAAACCTCACGGGTCTCTCAGTGCGGGACAATCAGATCACGAGTCTCGCAGGAATCTCGAACCTGAGCGCGCTCACAAGCCTGACCATTTCTGGCAACAAACTCACGAGCCTCGACGGCATCGCAGGCCTCACGAACCTCTCCGGACTCGACGTGTCAAACAACCAGCTCAGTTCGATCGACGTCACCGCGAACACTGCCCTGCGAGTGCTCGATGCAGCGGGTAACGCGGCACTCGAGCCTTCAGTAAGCTTCGTTCGAGGTGGTGCAACTCAATCGTTCCGGTTCGCGTCAACAACCGCAAATACGACCGGAATCAATACCATGGGCGGCGCCTACACGCTTAACGGCGGGCAGTACTCCTATGTCTATTCGAACGGCACCGGAAACTCGTCTGCCTTCTTCGGGCAAGAGTATGAGGTCGCAAACATTGACAGAACTCAGCCCCTCACGATGGGCACCACGTCGCGTGGTGTCACAAACTCCGATTTGTACAATGACACCATCAAGCGAAGCGAAGTTCGCACGGTCGATGACGACGGAACGATCCTGCATACCGTGACCATCGAGAACGTATCGGCAGCCCCCATCACCTCTGCCTTCAACCAAATGATTGATACCGAGCTCAACGGCAACGATTCTGTCGCACTTGTCTCCGACGGCCAGGGCGGGGCAACCCTGCGCGACGACGCAATGGAGTTGTCTCTGCAACCCGTTGATGGCATCCAAGATATGTGGGCTGGTAGGTGGGGCGCCGGGTCAGGACCGTTGCTTACGGAGTTCATCACAGACGGGCTCGTGACCAATACGGCGGGGCACACTCGTGACGAGGTACTGGCAACGGGCGTCGACTCGGCCGTCTACTACAGCACACCGTCCGTGACTCTTGCACCCGCTCAGACGTACACATTCTCATATCGAGAGTCGCTCTACCTCGCAAACGACCCGTATTCGATTCGTGTCAACTACGTTGCGAACGATGCGGTGACCGGCGAACCAACCACAGTTGGCCAGATCTCTCAGGACGGCGAACTCGACTCCGTTTGGGACCTGACCGGGCTGCCCGGCATGCCAGTAGGCTACGTACTCGACGCTGGCCGTCCCTCCCCCACCAGTGCAACCTATGGGGCAGCTGGACACCTCTCGACGGTGACTATCTATGTCGTGGCAGAACCCGCCACAACTCCGGCCGACCCGACCAGTCCAAAGGATGCTTCCGCTCCGTTGGCAACCACAGCATCCACCGGAAACACGGCTGGCAATACGCTCACCGTGACTGGCGCCGACACCTTCTCGTCCCTGCTGTGGGCACTCGGTCTCGCGGCCGCAGGGGCGCTCGCCCTTGTGCTTCGACGACGCTCCACACAACGCTAG
- a CDS encoding signal peptidase I has protein sequence MLILVGLLLVAGATIAIPAIIGATPLAVLTSSMEPTYPPGTLVVVRPTPADEIRVGDVITFQLKSGQQAVVTHRVVENAVNSSGEHVFQTQGDHNPSPDVQPVREVQLKGKLIYAVPALGWVQNALNGDTRALLIPFIAGGLFLYAAITLVRAAVDRRKAKSPSPNCAYGRSQLRHE, from the coding sequence ATGCTGATATTGGTTGGGCTACTGCTCGTTGCGGGTGCCACGATAGCCATCCCCGCAATAATCGGAGCCACTCCCCTCGCGGTTCTCACCTCGTCGATGGAACCAACCTACCCACCTGGAACCCTCGTGGTGGTGCGGCCAACTCCTGCGGATGAAATCCGGGTGGGAGACGTGATTACCTTTCAACTGAAATCCGGGCAACAAGCGGTCGTCACACATCGCGTCGTCGAGAACGCGGTGAATTCTTCCGGTGAGCATGTCTTTCAGACACAGGGTGATCATAATCCCTCACCAGATGTCCAACCGGTGAGGGAGGTTCAGCTGAAGGGAAAACTCATCTACGCTGTTCCCGCCCTCGGCTGGGTTCAAAACGCGCTCAACGGCGACACCCGTGCGCTCCTCATCCCCTTCATTGCCGGTGGGCTGTTTCTGTACGCAGCAATCACCCTCGTGAGAGCTGCGGTAGATCGCAGAAAGGCAAAATCACCGAGTCCAAATTGCGCCTATGGGAGGTCTCAATTACGCCATGAATAA
- a CDS encoding RICIN domain-containing protein has translation MTTTRTRNMPQISRRTKLTSCIAAVAAFLVALSAAPAVASWSATAAASSAVTTPTVSIAQSGFDGLSTTFQRNSSDQRGGFTVTNTGAIAGTSSLSVSATGGNAAGIAVRVWPAFSVQECTNNPVPASAAQGTWASFPVPAPTTLEPGTSLTYCVNSTAGDPDSLASASGSQNMTMTATAQLRVSSWLAVAPASATFTTQGFFPLASVPMVGNQNNWFEVRSVSRPSQCLDVYSSAASAGTAVQLWTCGLQANQRFEIYPLQNGQSGIRPRTSAEISIGQSANTSVLAATGSSSANWRIEQATPTSYQLLNADTKLCLTVVDTTQSALSTCTGDASQQFTLTRDPLTCSAAGANINFLFNSASHTRAYTIQNKVGAGPWTNAYTTPTLTVTSYGLTRSMFLAGDATLDIRVVDPQGNVLYSGMTAVTTGTSIACGAGFA, from the coding sequence ATGACCACCACTCGTACTCGCAATATGCCTCAAATCAGTCGCCGCACCAAGCTGACCTCCTGTATCGCGGCTGTAGCAGCGTTTCTCGTAGCGTTGAGCGCGGCGCCAGCGGTTGCCTCTTGGTCGGCAACAGCTGCGGCTAGCAGTGCCGTCACAACTCCAACCGTGTCAATCGCACAGTCGGGGTTCGACGGGCTGAGCACTACGTTTCAACGAAACAGTAGCGACCAACGCGGTGGTTTCACCGTGACAAACACCGGTGCAATCGCGGGTACGTCCAGCCTCAGCGTGTCTGCGACGGGCGGAAATGCTGCCGGGATTGCCGTACGTGTGTGGCCGGCTTTCTCTGTTCAGGAATGTACCAACAACCCCGTACCTGCGAGCGCTGCACAAGGGACCTGGGCCTCGTTCCCAGTCCCAGCACCGACAACGCTTGAGCCGGGAACCTCACTGACCTACTGCGTGAACTCGACCGCCGGCGACCCCGATTCGCTTGCAAGCGCCTCAGGCTCCCAGAACATGACGATGACCGCAACCGCTCAGCTCCGCGTGAGCTCATGGTTGGCGGTTGCACCAGCATCGGCAACGTTCACCACACAGGGGTTCTTCCCACTTGCTTCTGTTCCTATGGTGGGGAACCAGAACAACTGGTTCGAGGTCAGATCTGTCAGCCGACCGAGTCAATGCTTGGACGTTTATAGTTCAGCCGCATCCGCAGGAACCGCCGTTCAGCTTTGGACTTGTGGACTGCAAGCAAACCAGCGTTTTGAAATCTATCCCCTGCAGAACGGTCAATCAGGGATTCGTCCGAGGACTTCTGCGGAGATTTCCATCGGGCAATCCGCGAATACGAGCGTGCTTGCCGCTACCGGAAGTTCCTCCGCGAACTGGCGGATCGAGCAGGCCACCCCGACGAGCTATCAGCTGCTCAATGCCGATACCAAGCTCTGTCTCACGGTGGTCGATACGACCCAGAGCGCGTTGTCCACCTGTACTGGCGACGCGTCCCAGCAGTTCACCCTGACTCGAGACCCACTCACCTGTTCAGCAGCCGGGGCGAACATCAACTTCCTGTTCAACTCAGCATCGCACACACGGGCCTACACGATACAGAACAAGGTTGGTGCGGGTCCATGGACAAACGCTTACACGACGCCAACCCTCACAGTGACCAGTTATGGGCTGACCCGTTCAATGTTCCTTGCAGGGGACGCGACGCTAGACATTCGGGTTGTTGATCCCCAGGGGAATGTGCTCTACAGCGGCATGACCGCCGTCACCACGGGCACCAGCATTGCCTGCGGCGCCGGCTTCGCCTGA
- a CDS encoding alternate-type signal peptide domain-containing protein, translated as MNKLTKSTLAVTTGIALLMGGAGTLAFWNDTIDAGSTGSITAGTLSLSNSSAGTWTDQNGQGIDIANFRAVPGDTLTYNTTVDVAAIGDNLTGTIEIGTASIAPATAGVSDTELAALLTDSATFTVNGSAGSTFTATGTPQSVGVTVTITWPSGTPAADNLAKLGNVSLADFAITATQA; from the coding sequence ATGAACAAGCTGACCAAAAGCACCCTCGCCGTCACAACCGGAATTGCTCTTCTCATGGGAGGGGCAGGAACCCTCGCCTTCTGGAACGACACCATTGATGCAGGATCCACCGGCTCAATCACGGCAGGTACGCTCTCGTTGTCAAATTCAAGCGCCGGCACGTGGACCGACCAGAACGGCCAGGGTATCGATATCGCCAACTTCCGTGCGGTTCCGGGCGACACCCTTACCTACAACACAACGGTCGATGTTGCCGCAATTGGTGACAACCTGACGGGCACCATCGAAATTGGCACTGCCTCGATCGCACCAGCTACAGCGGGCGTCTCCGATACGGAGCTCGCAGCCCTTCTCACCGACTCCGCAACCTTTACGGTCAACGGCTCAGCGGGAAGCACGTTCACGGCAACCGGCACGCCTCAGTCTGTTGGAGTCACTGTCACCATCACCTGGCCATCGGGAACCCCCGCAGCTGACAACCTCGCAAAACTCGGCAATGTCTCGCTTGCAGACTTCGCTATCACGGCGACCCAAGCCTAA
- a CDS encoding cupin domain-containing protein has translation MTSLHGINIAAELAQVQTYWTPRVVGRVNDQYVKVAKLLGELVWHAHDAEDEMFLVVSGRLRIQLPDDQEVVLEPGQFYVVPRGVQHNPIADEVVEIVLIETVTTAHTGDVIVDGTVPVDEQLGSFR, from the coding sequence ATGACGAGTCTTCACGGAATCAATATCGCTGCCGAGCTTGCTCAGGTTCAAACCTATTGGACACCTCGAGTTGTCGGTCGGGTCAACGACCAATACGTCAAAGTAGCCAAACTGCTCGGTGAGCTGGTGTGGCACGCCCACGATGCCGAGGACGAAATGTTCCTGGTCGTATCGGGCCGGCTTCGCATTCAGCTCCCCGACGACCAGGAGGTTGTGCTCGAACCTGGGCAGTTCTACGTCGTGCCCCGAGGCGTGCAGCATAATCCGATCGCAGATGAGGTAGTGGAGATTGTCCTGATCGAAACGGTGACCACCGCACACACGGGTGACGTTATTGTCGATGGCACCGTTCCGGTCGATGAACAACTTGGAAGCTTCCGCTAG
- a CDS encoding alternate-type signal peptide domain-containing protein: MNKLTKSLIATATGTALLIGGGGTLAAWNSGAFASLAATISAGDLSLSAPEPGKWSNSTGETINLDEYRVAPGDILLYETTVDLTAKGDNLHGEITLDPTSISPANPGKPEDVALATRLLKSAAIAVNGRSEAVFTASPGTQQIRVSTTISWPDEELPALDNTAMQGSVILSGLTFTATQTIPSSD; encoded by the coding sequence ATGAATAAGCTCACCAAAAGCCTCATCGCAACAGCCACGGGCACCGCCCTCCTCATTGGGGGCGGTGGCACGCTTGCCGCTTGGAACAGCGGAGCGTTCGCTTCCCTCGCGGCAACCATCAGTGCCGGCGACCTGAGTCTTTCTGCTCCGGAGCCGGGGAAATGGTCGAACAGCACAGGCGAGACCATCAACCTTGACGAATACCGTGTTGCGCCCGGCGACATTCTTCTGTACGAAACCACAGTTGATCTCACTGCAAAAGGCGACAACCTGCACGGGGAAATAACCCTCGACCCGACATCTATCAGCCCAGCAAATCCAGGAAAGCCAGAAGACGTGGCCCTCGCGACCCGTCTGCTGAAGTCAGCCGCTATCGCTGTCAACGGACGCAGTGAGGCGGTGTTCACGGCGTCACCCGGAACCCAGCAAATTCGAGTTTCGACAACAATCTCCTGGCCAGACGAAGAACTCCCCGCGTTAGATAACACTGCGATGCAGGGCAGCGTTATATTGTCGGGGCTCACGTTTACCGCGACACAAACCATTCCCTCGTCTGACTAA
- a CDS encoding RNA polymerase sigma factor, which produces MERTQADGSVSDTELVERFRSGDSEAAAILHHRHYEMAIRLARRTGPHPNDAEEIASDSFSRVLEAIRKGGGPTDSFSLYLRSTVRNASFSELRHRARMRTIDNVERVVIDHVPDHADFGRDLDFDLTEAFAGLSERHRQVLTSRILEGKSNRESAAELQMTPTGEAMLYHRARRALKRSYLESDGGRLYLAMAAIRGRMHLRSREDNTTDS; this is translated from the coding sequence ATGGAACGAACACAGGCCGACGGAAGCGTGAGCGATACCGAGCTCGTTGAACGATTCCGGTCAGGCGATTCCGAAGCGGCTGCTATTTTGCATCACCGTCATTACGAAATGGCTATTCGACTTGCTCGCCGCACCGGTCCGCACCCAAATGATGCCGAGGAGATCGCGAGCGATTCATTCTCCAGGGTACTTGAGGCAATTCGCAAGGGTGGCGGCCCGACCGATTCTTTCTCTCTCTACCTTCGCTCCACCGTTCGTAACGCTTCCTTTAGCGAGCTTCGACACCGCGCACGGATGCGCACGATTGATAATGTCGAGCGTGTCGTTATCGACCATGTGCCTGACCACGCCGACTTTGGACGAGATCTAGATTTCGACCTCACCGAGGCCTTTGCCGGGCTCTCAGAGAGACACCGCCAGGTGCTAACTTCTCGCATTCTGGAAGGAAAGTCAAACCGTGAATCAGCGGCTGAACTCCAGATGACCCCAACGGGAGAGGCCATGCTCTATCATCGGGCCAGACGAGCGCTCAAGAGAAGCTATCTCGAAAGCGACGGGGGTCGCCTGTACCTGGCGATGGCCGCGATACGCGGGCGAATGCATTTGCGCTCCCGCGAAGACAACACGACTGACAGCTAA